The Listeria sp. PSOL-1 genome includes a region encoding these proteins:
- a CDS encoding restriction endonuclease subunit S, which produces MLNHALNGNGIANWLNIKNEAYFRNGITIGKVDAKAFYQPYKFVCSSDVNVIQPKNYTLNKFSALFICNQIRMQSDKFDYGNQIRLNDTIALNIMLPIDVTKQPDYPFMEKYMEGKENEILERL; this is translated from the coding sequence TTGCTAAACCATGCTTTAAATGGAAATGGGATCGCAAATTGGTTAAATATCAAAAACGAAGCTTATTTTAGAAATGGAATAACAATTGGTAAAGTAGATGCAAAAGCATTTTATCAACCATATAAATTCGTCTGCTCTTCAGATGTTAATGTCATCCAGCCTAAAAATTACACTTTAAATAAGTTTTCAGCTTTATTTATATGTAACCAAATAAGAATGCAAAGTGACAAATTTGATTATGGTAATCAAATACGGCTAAATGATACAATAGCACTCAATATTATGTTACCTATAGATGTAACTAAACAACCTGACTATCCGTTTATGGAAAAATATATGGAAGGAAAAGAAAATGAGATATTAGAGAGATTATAA
- the rlmD gene encoding 23S rRNA (uracil(1939)-C(5))-methyltransferase RlmD: protein MTAQLLAKNQEHTVEIIDLNHEGSGVAKIEGYSVFIPGVLQGEIARIKLIKVGKKFGFGRLIYLEKTSNHRTEPPCVVYDKCGGCQLQHLAYDAQLVYKQNQVAQVMKRIAKLDVPVLQTVGMEEPFRYRNKAQVPVGYVHHKLVAGFYQKRSHQIIDMDTCLIQSKANDDGVQIARSIFEKYGVVPYDEEQHQGDLRHIMTRVSFATGELMLVIITRKASFPFKEQIIKELEQTIPNLVSIVQNVNPHKTNVIFGEKTQVLAGDEYLVDTIHGIRFVISARSFYQVNPVQTEKLYQLVLDKAELTGEEIVFDAYCGIGSISLCLAKQAKHVYGVEVISEAIADALLNAHENHFTNVTFETGKAENVIPNWYKKRIKADVLVVDPPRKGCDEKLLETILTMKPKRVVYVSCDPATLARDMRILVNGGYQAGEVQPVDMFPMTTHVECVTVLEINNEN, encoded by the coding sequence TTGACTGCACAACTTTTAGCGAAAAATCAAGAGCATACCGTTGAAATTATTGACTTAAATCATGAGGGAAGTGGAGTTGCCAAAATTGAAGGCTATTCAGTATTCATTCCCGGGGTCCTTCAAGGGGAAATTGCACGGATTAAACTAATTAAAGTCGGTAAAAAATTTGGCTTTGGACGGTTGATTTATTTAGAAAAAACAAGTAATCATCGAACAGAACCGCCTTGTGTCGTTTATGATAAATGTGGTGGTTGTCAGTTGCAACATTTGGCGTATGATGCACAGCTTGTTTATAAGCAAAACCAAGTGGCTCAAGTAATGAAAAGAATTGCGAAACTAGATGTTCCGGTTCTCCAAACAGTCGGTATGGAAGAGCCTTTCCGTTATCGTAATAAAGCACAAGTTCCTGTGGGATACGTTCATCATAAGCTTGTAGCAGGTTTTTATCAAAAACGTAGCCATCAAATTATTGATATGGACACATGCTTGATTCAATCGAAAGCAAATGATGATGGTGTTCAAATTGCTCGAAGTATTTTTGAAAAATATGGTGTCGTTCCTTATGATGAAGAGCAACATCAAGGTGATTTAAGGCATATTATGACACGTGTTAGTTTTGCAACAGGAGAGTTGATGCTTGTCATCATTACACGTAAAGCATCATTTCCATTTAAAGAGCAGATTATAAAAGAGCTAGAGCAAACGATTCCAAATCTTGTTTCCATTGTACAAAACGTCAATCCGCATAAAACAAATGTTATTTTTGGCGAAAAAACACAGGTTTTAGCTGGTGACGAATATCTTGTTGATACCATCCATGGCATTCGCTTTGTCATTTCGGCACGTTCATTTTATCAAGTTAATCCTGTACAAACAGAGAAATTGTATCAATTAGTACTGGATAAAGCCGAATTAACAGGTGAAGAAATTGTATTTGACGCCTATTGTGGCATAGGTTCTATCTCGTTATGTTTAGCGAAGCAAGCAAAGCATGTATACGGCGTTGAGGTCATTTCAGAGGCTATTGCAGATGCTTTACTTAATGCACACGAAAATCACTTTACAAATGTAACCTTTGAAACAGGAAAAGCAGAGAATGTGATCCCTAATTGGTATAAAAAGAGAATTAAAGCAGATGTACTCGTTGTTGATCCACCACGTAAAGGCTGCGATGAAAAACTGCTGGAGACGATTTTAACAATGAAACCAAAACGTGTTGTCTATGTTTCATGTGATCCGGCAACGCTTGCTCGGGATATGCGCATTTTAGTAAATGGGGGGTATCAAGCAGGGGAAGTGCAGCCTGTCGATATGTTTCCAATGACAACGCATGTGGAATGTGTGACGGTGCTAGAGATAAATAATGAAAATTAG
- a CDS encoding shikimate kinase: MILIGFMGAGKTTIGNRLATKMKIPYLDIDNEIAYTEKMSITDLFKMYGEQKFRQLEQKKLLELIETNAVIATGGGIVLDPINRVKLIEHPAPVIYLETSPEIFLARLRNDISRPLIKGKTDTEIKSVFTPRKAHYEACADFIVKTDDKTQEEIVKEILTLLKIWD, from the coding sequence GTGATTTTAATCGGGTTTATGGGTGCCGGAAAAACAACCATTGGCAACCGTTTAGCCACTAAAATGAAAATTCCTTATCTTGATATCGATAATGAAATTGCTTACACAGAAAAAATGAGTATTACTGATCTTTTTAAAATGTATGGCGAACAAAAATTTAGACAACTTGAACAAAAAAAATTATTAGAATTAATAGAGACAAATGCAGTCATTGCAACTGGAGGTGGTATCGTTTTAGATCCCATCAACCGTGTGAAACTAATCGAACATCCTGCACCTGTCATTTATTTGGAAACTTCACCTGAAATCTTTCTTGCTCGTCTAAGAAATGATATATCAAGGCCCCTTATTAAAGGAAAAACAGATACTGAAATCAAGTCAGTTTTTACACCACGGAAAGCGCATTATGAAGCTTGTGCAGATTTTATTGTAAAGACAGATGATAAAACACAAGAAGAAATTGTGAAAGAGATTCTTACATTGTTAAAGATATGGGATTAA
- a CDS encoding ABC transporter ATP-binding protein, translating to METILKASKIRKVYGSKGSLYPALSGISMEVLRGEFVGVMGPSGAGKSTLLNVLSSIDQPTSGEIEIGGKLLKEMSQKELALYRRDMLGFIFQDYNLLDTMTVKDNIVLPLALNKMKVKEIEDRFELIARQFDVLSIKDKYPGQISGGQKQRTAVCRAMITEPALIFADEPTGALDSKSATNLLEGLAKAKEIRNATILMVTHDAFAASYCERVLFIKDGEIYTEIYRGNASRKQFFNKILEVLAMLGGDVNDTF from the coding sequence ATGGAAACAATCCTTAAAGCAAGTAAGATTCGTAAAGTATATGGTTCAAAAGGAAGCCTTTATCCTGCGCTTAGTGGCATCTCGATGGAAGTTCTTCGCGGAGAATTTGTTGGTGTGATGGGCCCATCTGGTGCAGGGAAGTCAACGCTTTTAAATGTTCTTTCATCTATTGATCAACCAACATCTGGTGAAATCGAAATTGGTGGAAAATTACTAAAAGAAATGAGTCAAAAAGAGCTTGCTTTGTATCGTCGTGATATGCTCGGCTTTATTTTTCAAGATTATAATTTACTTGATACCATGACGGTAAAAGACAACATTGTTTTACCGTTAGCATTAAATAAAATGAAAGTAAAGGAAATTGAAGATCGGTTTGAGCTAATTGCCCGTCAATTTGATGTTTTATCCATTAAAGATAAATATCCAGGTCAAATTTCTGGTGGGCAAAAACAGCGGACAGCCGTTTGCCGTGCGATGATTACAGAACCAGCGCTTATTTTTGCTGATGAGCCAACAGGTGCTTTAGATTCAAAATCAGCAACGAATCTTTTAGAAGGCCTAGCCAAAGCGAAAGAAATTAGAAATGCAACAATCTTGATGGTTACGCATGACGCTTTTGCCGCCAGTTATTGTGAACGCGTTCTTTTTATTAAAGATGGGGAAATTTATACAGAAATTTATCGCGGGAATGCGAGCAGAAAACAATTTTTTAATAAAATTTTAGAAGTGCTTGCAATGCTTGGTGGTGACGTAAATGACACTTTTTAA